The following proteins come from a genomic window of Novosphingobium aromaticivorans DSM 12444:
- a CDS encoding murein transglycosylase A: MSGGQSTARSTTSVGLLLGLTLLGGCVRLVPESGGPRPVTPPSPPQAAKPATAALTGVTRGPIAAGLGFKPDNTAAALRSFVQSCPRLTKRTDNSGLTVPADWAPACAAAPGWPEGEAARFFSTYFETAEVGDGNAFVTGYFEPEIAGVRTRQPGYDIPVYAMPPDLVRARPGDAQPLPDGKMPLGRYDDAGVFVPYYDRGQIEDGALAEKGLEIAWAADPVELFFLQIQGSGRLRAPDGSVIRIGFAAQNGHPYSGIGSLMRERGLIGSQPGQYPGSMQGIQQYLRDYPEAGRALMRQNRSYVFFRELTGPGPVGALNVPISGRSTVAVDPAFVPLGAPVWLQLDRTEASGLWVAQDTGGAIQGANRFDSFWGAGAEARQVAGGMSARGRALLLLPKGTLERLNQR, translated from the coding sequence GTGTCCGGGGGACAATCGACCGCCAGGTCCACCACTTCGGTCGGGCTGCTGCTCGGCCTGACGCTGCTGGGCGGCTGCGTGCGACTGGTCCCCGAATCGGGCGGGCCCCGCCCGGTGACGCCGCCCTCGCCTCCGCAGGCGGCAAAGCCGGCCACCGCCGCGCTGACGGGCGTGACGCGTGGCCCGATTGCCGCAGGGCTGGGGTTCAAGCCAGACAACACAGCCGCCGCGCTGCGCTCGTTCGTGCAGTCGTGCCCGCGCCTGACGAAGCGCACTGACAATTCAGGGCTGACCGTCCCCGCCGACTGGGCCCCGGCCTGTGCCGCGGCACCGGGCTGGCCCGAAGGCGAGGCGGCGCGGTTCTTCTCGACCTATTTCGAAACCGCCGAGGTGGGCGACGGCAATGCCTTCGTCACCGGGTACTTCGAACCGGAGATCGCGGGCGTGCGCACCCGCCAGCCCGGTTACGACATTCCCGTCTATGCTATGCCGCCCGATCTGGTGCGGGCAAGGCCGGGCGATGCGCAACCGCTGCCCGACGGCAAGATGCCACTCGGTCGCTATGACGACGCGGGCGTGTTCGTGCCCTACTACGACCGCGGCCAGATCGAGGACGGGGCACTGGCCGAAAAGGGACTGGAGATTGCCTGGGCGGCAGACCCGGTCGAACTGTTCTTCCTCCAGATCCAGGGCTCGGGCCGCCTGCGCGCGCCCGACGGCAGCGTGATCCGCATCGGTTTTGCCGCGCAGAACGGCCATCCCTATTCCGGCATCGGCTCGCTCATGCGCGAGCGCGGACTGATCGGCAGCCAGCCGGGGCAATATCCCGGTTCGATGCAGGGCATCCAGCAGTACCTGCGCGACTATCCCGAAGCCGGCCGCGCGCTGATGCGCCAGAACCGCAGCTATGTGTTCTTCCGCGAGCTGACCGGGCCCGGCCCCGTGGGCGCGCTCAACGTGCCCATTTCGGGCCGCTCGACGGTGGCGGTCGACCCCGCCTTCGTGCCGCTGGGCGCGCCGGTCTGGCTCCAGCTTGACCGGACGGAGGCGAGCGGGCTGTGGGTGGCGCAGGACACCGGAGGGGCGATCCAGGGCGCCAACCGCTTCGACAGCTTCTGGGGCGCCGGCGCGGAGGCACGGCAGGTCGCGGGCGGCATGAGCGCGCGCGGCCGCGCGCTGCTCCTCCTGCCGAAGGGGACGCTCGAGCGTCTGAACCAGCGCTGA